The genomic region GGGCTGGACCCAACCAGATCACCCCATCAACTGGTGCTGCAGTCACTGCGATGACGACGGCACCATCAGCAACTGGGCCACCTCGATCTACGACCTACGTCGCCAACAGCTCAGCGCGGCTCAACCCGTCAGGGACGTCGTTGTCGATGCTGACACCGCCGCGGCGCTGCGGACCCTGCCGTTCCTCGACCACGACTGCCAGCGAGCAGTTTACGCGATCCGCACCCACGGCAACGAACTTCACCTCACGCTGACCGACATCGAACTCGACGAACTGATCGACTCGCTGGCCGCCGAAGCCAACCATGAACCCAACCGGCGCCGCCAACGACAACTCGACACCGCCTACGACCGCCTCACCGCCGCCGCCGGCCAACCCCGCTGGTAATCAGCATGGCACTGCCCGACCTTGACGTCGTACGCGTGCAACGATGGTGTGTGGCAAGAGTTCCCGAAGATGCACGCCACGAAGTACGCGTCGAATGCGAGATCGCATCCAGGCATCTGACCATCACCGAGAACCGCCCACCCTGGCGTGAAGACTTCGGCCCGGACTGGATCAGCTTCCCGATCGCCCGCCTGCGCTACACCGCCACCACCAAAACCTGGACCCTCTACTGGCGTGACCGCCACCAGCGATTCCACCGCTACGACCTACTCAACCCCTCAGCCCACATCGCCGACCTACTCACCGAAATCGACCAAGACCCCACCGGCATCTTCT from Mycolicibacterium phlei harbors:
- a CDS encoding DUF3024 domain-containing protein produces the protein MALPDLDVVRVQRWCVARVPEDARHEVRVECEIASRHLTITENRPPWREDFGPDWISFPIARLRYTATTKTWTLYWRDRHQRFHRYDLLNPSAHIADLLTEIDQDPTGIFWG